The Saccharopolyspora gloriosae genome has a segment encoding these proteins:
- a CDS encoding alpha/beta fold hydrolase codes for MTHRAVANRAVQRPNDTTIRYTISGPASGPTLALVHGWGCDRTDFDALTGFLPDRYRVLSIDLAEHGESRSARDIWTVEEFAGDVAAVLEAESVDTSVVVGHSLGGAVAVETGRILPDVVSHVVTLDALHYLALFPAQDEHRANAVLGSFHQDFAAATRAMVDSGTPEGTDPALKDVYFEKMVAVRQPAGLRSMEGLVRWDMDAALRDVHQPITVFAVREILTQEAVDRYGDRFRIVPVDLGSHHFHVESPEGTAELLTGVVDG; via the coding sequence GTGACGCACAGGGCTGTCGCGAACCGTGCGGTTCAGCGCCCGAACGACACGACGATCCGATACACGATCAGTGGCCCGGCGAGTGGGCCGACGCTGGCCCTGGTGCACGGCTGGGGCTGCGACCGAACCGATTTCGACGCACTGACCGGCTTCCTCCCCGACCGGTACCGCGTGCTGTCCATCGACCTCGCCGAACACGGCGAGTCCCGGTCGGCAAGGGACATCTGGACGGTGGAGGAGTTCGCCGGCGACGTCGCGGCCGTGCTGGAAGCCGAGTCGGTGGACACCTCCGTCGTCGTCGGACACTCCCTGGGCGGAGCGGTGGCCGTCGAAACCGGCCGGATCCTGCCCGACGTGGTCTCGCACGTGGTCACGCTCGACGCCCTGCACTACCTGGCGCTGTTCCCCGCGCAGGACGAGCACCGGGCCAACGCGGTGTTGGGGTCGTTCCACCAGGATTTCGCCGCGGCGACCCGGGCGATGGTCGACAGCGGTACGCCGGAAGGCACCGATCCGGCGTTGAAGGACGTCTACTTCGAGAAGATGGTGGCCGTGCGCCAGCCCGCGGGCCTGCGCTCGATGGAAGGCCTGGTGCGCTGGGACATGGACGCCGCGCTGCGCGATGTGCACCAGCCGATCACGGTGTTCGCGGTACGCGAGATCCTCACGCAGGAAGCCGTCGACCGCTACGGCGACCGCTTCCGCATCGTTCCCGTCGACCTGGGCAGCCACCACTTCCACGTCGAGTCGCCCGAAGGCACGGCCGAGCTGCTGACCGGCGTGGTGGACGGCTGA
- a CDS encoding MFS transporter, with protein MQAYGDLFRHPQVKKLLSTNVLGRLPEGMGPLVVALFLRAHGFEYGAVGVLVAMYGISAAVGTPVLGRCVDLYGQVRVLSVCMVASTAGFLVLSATSADQVLLAGGGIMLAGLFTPPLEPCLRSLWPRVLNSGRAIHTAYALDATLQELVFICGPLLVLLAVEMTGPTGAVITTGVLGLVGTLLFISSPPVRAWRAEPRTADWAGPLRSPTLRRVLMGLVFAGATIGLLNISVIAYGEAHRSSELPGVILAVNALGALIGGLVYGSRRWPGSPETRFRLLMFTLAVGYLPLAFTPPPVVLVPCAILSGVSLAPALAGAFAVVGGSVPAGTTTEAFAWLVTIFMMGNAVGSTVAGTLLEHASLTAAFCAPPVSALLGFLVLLGSAVRRRSPRSVHEKEIAH; from the coding sequence GTGCAGGCCTACGGTGATTTGTTCCGGCATCCTCAAGTCAAGAAGTTGCTGTCCACCAACGTCCTCGGACGTCTTCCGGAAGGCATGGGGCCGCTGGTCGTCGCCCTTTTCCTCCGCGCGCACGGATTCGAGTACGGAGCCGTCGGCGTGCTCGTCGCGATGTACGGCATCTCGGCGGCGGTCGGAACGCCGGTTCTCGGTCGATGCGTCGACCTCTACGGGCAGGTGCGAGTCCTTTCGGTGTGCATGGTGGCCTCGACCGCGGGGTTCCTCGTCCTGTCGGCCACGTCGGCGGATCAGGTCCTGCTCGCCGGCGGCGGCATCATGTTGGCGGGCCTGTTCACGCCGCCGCTCGAACCCTGCCTGCGCAGCCTCTGGCCCCGGGTGCTGAACAGTGGGCGAGCGATCCACACGGCGTACGCCCTCGACGCCACGCTCCAGGAACTCGTGTTCATCTGCGGGCCGCTGCTCGTCCTGCTCGCCGTGGAAATGACGGGACCTACGGGGGCCGTGATCACCACCGGCGTGCTGGGCTTGGTGGGAACGCTCCTGTTCATCAGTTCACCGCCGGTCCGCGCGTGGCGAGCGGAACCTCGCACGGCCGACTGGGCGGGACCGCTCCGTTCACCGACCCTCCGCCGTGTCCTGATGGGTCTGGTGTTCGCGGGCGCGACCATCGGACTGCTGAACATCTCGGTCATCGCTTACGGCGAAGCGCACCGCAGCAGCGAACTTCCCGGTGTCATCCTCGCCGTCAACGCGCTGGGAGCACTGATCGGTGGCCTCGTGTACGGCAGCCGCCGCTGGCCGGGAAGTCCGGAAACCCGTTTTCGGCTCTTGATGTTCACGCTGGCCGTGGGATACCTGCCGCTCGCTTTCACACCGCCGCCCGTGGTGCTCGTTCCGTGCGCCATCCTCAGCGGGGTGTCGTTGGCACCGGCGCTGGCCGGCGCGTTCGCCGTGGTGGGCGGCAGCGTCCCTGCCGGTACGACCACTGAGGCGTTCGCCTGGCTGGTCACCATCTTCATGATGGGCAACGCGGTCGGTTCGACCGTGGCCGGGACATTGCTGGAGCACGCGAGCTTGACCGCCGCCTTCTGCGCGCCTCCGGTCAGCGCTCTGCTGGGCTTCTTGGTACTCCTCGGATCCGCGGTGAGGCGCCGCTCGCCGCGATCCGTGCACGAGAAGGAAATCGCACACTGA
- a CDS encoding SDR family NAD(P)-dependent oxidoreductase, whose amino-acid sequence MILTGKSIVLTGAAGGIGAATAERLLRDGATVVCVDNNSDAVARLESSLSPWHGSAHFLVGDISNAQTNQKMVDVAVRLGGGLDAVVSTAAVQVMGGIEDTDESQWNSMHATNINAIGHAARSAIPEFQKRGGGTLVIVASLLALVGDRDLAMYGATKGAVTALAKSIAARYGSDNIRCNCICPGDVDTPMLQEFFDYASDPVHARTEIETKYPLRRFAQPSEIASLAAFLVSDDALYISGTDIVIDGGLTANIY is encoded by the coding sequence ATGATTCTGACGGGAAAATCGATTGTACTGACAGGAGCAGCCGGAGGAATAGGTGCCGCCACAGCGGAACGTCTTCTACGCGACGGGGCCACTGTCGTGTGCGTCGACAATAATTCCGATGCAGTGGCTCGACTCGAGAGCTCATTGAGCCCGTGGCATGGGTCGGCACATTTTCTGGTTGGCGATATCAGCAATGCACAGACCAATCAAAAGATGGTGGACGTCGCAGTCCGACTCGGCGGTGGACTCGACGCCGTAGTGTCGACTGCCGCGGTCCAAGTAATGGGCGGAATCGAAGACACCGATGAGTCCCAATGGAATTCGATGCACGCCACCAACATCAACGCCATCGGTCACGCCGCGCGCAGCGCGATCCCAGAGTTTCAAAAAAGGGGAGGTGGAACTCTGGTGATCGTGGCTTCGCTATTAGCGCTGGTCGGCGACCGCGACCTTGCGATGTACGGAGCTACCAAGGGAGCAGTGACAGCCTTGGCTAAATCGATCGCCGCCCGGTACGGAAGTGACAACATCCGCTGCAACTGCATTTGCCCCGGGGATGTCGATACGCCGATGCTCCAGGAATTCTTCGACTACGCATCCGACCCTGTCCACGCTCGGACCGAGATCGAGACGAAGTATCCGTTGCGCCGCTTTGCTCAACCTTCCGAGATCGCCTCACTGGCCGCATTCCTGGTCAGTGACGATGCCCTGTACATCTCGGGTACCGACATCGTCATCGACGGTGGACTGACTGCGAATATCTACTGA
- a CDS encoding gluconokinase, producing MVILVMGVGGCGKTTLGRRLADVIRGKFIDGDDHHTATAIEKMRSGMALDDNDRVPWLREINAISQRHVDRTVIACSALKQCYRDILRSNVPMVFIHLIVSEGLARNRLDTRASHFFPPSLVHSQFETLELLKSDEQGITLNGALEVSELVAEACTYLERHTSLWTVNGSTTSSSSTQTEGGVR from the coding sequence ATGGTCATTCTTGTGATGGGTGTGGGCGGTTGTGGAAAAACGACATTAGGACGCCGGTTGGCGGATGTCATCAGGGGCAAGTTTATAGACGGTGACGACCACCATACTGCCACTGCCATCGAGAAGATGCGGTCGGGAATGGCGCTTGATGACAACGATCGCGTACCTTGGCTACGGGAAATCAACGCTATTTCGCAACGGCATGTAGACAGAACTGTAATTGCGTGCTCCGCACTAAAACAGTGCTATCGAGACATTCTGCGCTCCAATGTACCGATGGTGTTCATTCATCTCATCGTATCTGAAGGACTCGCCCGGAACAGACTCGACACACGCGCGTCGCATTTTTTCCCGCCGTCGCTGGTGCATTCGCAGTTCGAGACGCTAGAACTACTCAAGTCGGACGAGCAGGGAATCACCCTGAACGGCGCTTTAGAGGTTTCAGAACTCGTAGCCGAGGCTTGCACCTATCTCGAACGGCACACCAGCCTTTGGACAGTAAATGGATCGACAACGTCTTCGTCCTCGACGCAGACGGAGGGAGGCGTTCGGTGA
- a CDS encoding NAD(P)-binding domain-containing protein has protein sequence MIGLRPVGIIGAGPIGSGLTHNLVRNGIGVVLHSRSLQNPARTKASTPTPGLVTVAESIQTVIDTLGTPRVIITAVSDTNTAKVLTELLDVVDEGDIVIDVSNADAVETSLRQLDYAYRGAALLAGGLASGEYGATNGISLTVSGDGAAYEKVRGMLESIAMHIGDQPCVCYLGSGSSSHLVKTIHNGLEYSLMQLFSEIVVVLRELCGMGPRTNSRHAAFLE, from the coding sequence ATGATAGGCCTTCGGCCCGTAGGGATCATCGGGGCTGGGCCGATCGGCTCCGGCTTGACCCATAATCTGGTGCGGAATGGGATCGGGGTGGTTCTTCACAGCCGATCCTTGCAGAATCCGGCCCGGACAAAGGCGAGCACACCAACTCCTGGACTGGTAACGGTCGCCGAGTCGATACAGACAGTGATCGATACACTGGGCACCCCACGTGTGATTATAACAGCCGTTTCTGATACCAACACCGCGAAGGTTTTGACCGAGCTACTCGATGTGGTCGACGAGGGTGACATTGTCATCGACGTTAGCAATGCGGATGCAGTCGAAACAAGTTTGCGTCAACTCGACTACGCATATCGGGGAGCCGCTTTGCTGGCCGGCGGTCTAGCGTCGGGAGAATACGGCGCCACAAATGGCATCAGTCTCACGGTAAGCGGCGACGGAGCGGCGTACGAAAAAGTCCGAGGTATGCTGGAATCGATAGCTATGCACATCGGCGATCAGCCTTGCGTCTGTTATCTGGGTTCGGGCAGCTCCAGCCACCTAGTCAAGACAATACATAATGGTCTCGAATACTCACTCATGCAACTATTTTCTGAGATCGTTGTGGTTTTGCGCGAGCTCTGCGGAATGGGGCCCCGAACAAATAGCCGACACGCTGCGTTCCTGGAATGA